The genomic stretch GCGAGAAAAAACGTTTCACGGTTTGATATTTTTATGCGCATTTTCACATCGTTCTGTACAACAAGGAAGTGACTACTGTGATTCGTATTTTTCTTTCGCAGCAAACGTTTGCTTTTTCAACAATGCTTATATAACATTCTGAATTTGCGATGGGCGTATGATACTGACTTTCCACTAACAATATTGGAACAAATATTTGCGAATTCAGGGTTGTTTCTAAAATGTGGTAAATTATATTCTCGTGAAATGTAATCCAAAAATGGGGGATCTATGGAAGTTATATTTTCTTGACTGCGAAGTTAATTACGATCGAGCATTTACAACTTCGTTATGATGGCAAAAATAAAAGAGGGGTCACAAGGTTTACAGCCCTTAAAATATGTTGAGACAGGCGGCTAATTTCGGCGTTCGTCGgcacaagtaaatatataaagaCTATTTGAATATTTAAATTCGCGCATTTAGAATTTGCAAAATTCACTCGCTTTTTCCAGACCGAGGTGAGGAGTTCAAGTCTTAAACTCTCAAAAGCCACTAACTGTTGCTGACAGCATTATGACCATTTCCCTAAATTTGCTTTATTTTACGGGCGTTCAAAATATGTTATTGTCCAccagatttacgtgtaaacaaAGTAGAGATTTTGCTTGCTGCCGGCTATGAGGTAATTAACATTCGACGCTGCTGTCAATACCAACAAGAAACATGAATTCTTTAAAGTGCTTATTCGTTATATttaaataatgacaaaaaaactGCCTTATTCCCAGAAATTCTGGCAATGTATATAGTCTGTACGCGCTTTATTTTAGCCACGATGAATTGTTACTGTTAGCTAATCTACCATAAATTGACGCAAATATGAATTTTCCAAAAACGAATTATCCCGAAtctcataaattataataattatgacgtcatccaaatttttataatggttctatgcccttcaaataaggatattcagttagaatatcaaattatcatgacaaaactgaagtttttagagcaattcGGGAAAGGCCCATTGACGACATTTTTCCCAAGTGATGAATATTTTGTCTGGCGAATAATTTTGTTTGATAAAGTGTTAcagtttaaaacaaattttacgcAGTCGAAGCGTAGTGAAGAATCATAAGACCACCCTCATCTCCAgggatttttgattttttgatatAACAGGAGACGGAGAAATCTCTGGGGACAAGGGTGTCTTAACACATTTCAAAGAAGCGATATTCTAGGAAGAGAAAGAGGGAACAAAAGAGAATGGATATTCAAGTATTTTTTGGTAATGTGTTGTGTTGGATTTGTTGATCTCGCCCCCCCCCTGtggactttttttcttttggactAAGTTTGAATTGGCAAAGTGATGAGATATAAAGCAACTCTAATcgattaaaaacaaagaaaacaaaaaagatataaaGAAACTGTATTTTGTAATTCTTTGCTTGAATGAACATCTTTTACAATATCAACTTAATCAGGTATTCGTTTATTTTCCATATATGCCGTATATATCTTGCTTGGTAAGTAGTGGGTAGCGTGGAGTACAACATTCCTTAGTACAATACGGCTCACAGTATAACATACATGAACGCCGACAGTTGGATTGCTTTGGAGCTTGATGAGGAACCGCCACTTGTACTAATTGTGTTTGAGTTGCTTCGGTAGGTGCATCAATTAATGCATATTGAATTTCTTCTGTTGTTGGAGgtggtgttgttgttgtagaGGTAGTAGATGGAGTTGTGGAAGTTGTGGAAGTGGTAGTGCTTGTTGTGGTAGTGGTAGAGGTTGTGGTCGTGGTGGTTGTAGTTGGAGACTCGGTTGTTCCTGGCGTTCGTGGTCGTTTTGTCTGCTTTACCTTGTCTTTAGTACCAGCGTTAATTTGGTTTTCATCGTCTGCGAATAATTGACCTGTGTTGCTGTTTGTTGTTCGGCTAACTGGAAAATAAATATGGCGCATTAGGTAAAGCCAATGTACATAAACAGAGCATTCTAAGAATGAAGAATAAAAGACAATAAAcaaatatgaaacaaaaaaacaaaaattacctTTGTCCAGCTGTAATGTTGGTCCCTGTAGCACAGTTTCTTGTCGTGTTAGCTCATACAATTTGTTTCCCATTAGAAATCCCCCCGTTGCTTCATAATCGCcttcctttttcttttccaTTTTACTCTTACTATTGCACCATCCAACATTTACCAACCCTTCTacgaaatatttttcttctaaatttattttcttgtctGGAAATCGAATAGAATATTTCTGATTTAGTTTAATGGATGGATTTTGCATTTTTTGGTATGCAATATGTTTTGATCCATCTTTGGCAGAGTTTAGAAATATCATCAAACAGGAGCCATCTTTTAACGTTGATGGAAATGACGATGGATAAATGATCATGCCTTCGACACTTTTACCTTTCAAATTGTGCATTTTTCCATAACATTCTTGAAAAACGAAGAAAATAACGAATAAACACTTTAAAGAATTCatgtttttgttgatataatTCATCAAATCGTACTTTGTGATTAGAAGAATAATTCTGTATGATAAGGAAGTAGCTGCAAACTGTAATTGCAAATATATTCTCATTAGCAAGCTCTCTTGTGTGTATCAGGCTTGTTTATACAGAGAGATGAAGTTTATAAGGCTCACAAGCGCTAAATTTAAAGAATGAAACGAGAGTAAAGGGCTCAAATTGTAACAATAACATGATTTATTAATATTAGTCTTTTTTCCGCACAATTTTAAAGCCTTTTTTTATAAGGATATTTTAATGGGCAGCACCCAACCTTgctcccagggcattttgccttgttgatgaagttgatgcGGCGAAaaggccactccgtaataacggctcaggggccacaagaccctggggacgaggttgggcaaCACCTGGAcaggaataaaaaattgccatttTTCACGTCTATTtcgttaaattaaattaaatttttgcgaaaattttCTTTGACTGGTTAGTAAAATTAATtctcctgaaaaaaaaattaaaccaaaaaaagaaaaaaatccccCCCCCAGCAGCCTCTAGCAGCCTGTAATTTTCGCGGTACCTGACAAAAAACTCCGCCATGCAAAGcgtaaacaatttttaaaatggcaGCAATGCTTTAATCGTTATGCTGTCGTTCTGTTTGTTGTCGAAATGCATTTGGCAAAAATTAAGTTCAGAAAGGTTTAGTTTTTGGTCAATTATGTCATTGATTGAGTGGAGTATGAGTCACAAGGTAGCTATAGTCAGACAAGAGGTAACTGTTAATTAGCCAATGGAGGATTGAGAAAGTGCAAgaggtaaaagaaaaaaaggctcCAGGTAGAGACATCAAATCATGCTGTTACAGGCTAATTATTAGTTCTATCTGACTGACTTATGACAAGTTTTGAATGCTTACAACATTCTGTAGTGACGTCGCCATCATCCTGACAGACAGGCAAGACTTTGGGAGGTGCCAATTCACCATTTAAAACTGCTAAAAAGCTTGGGGCCCTTAGGTAGGTTCGGTTTGGTGTATAGATGAATTCCAGCGTGACgtcatttatttacttttttgcgGTAAGCTCCTTGTCTCTTGCATTTGCTTGGCAGGAAAAAAtatgctaggatttggtgaagaaaggtcttttactgtggatttcttctaacaggagtggcgccgtagattagtggttatagctttcgtactctgtgcgggagaccggggttcgattcctcttgacggcgattcaacatgggcgagtgaatgttaccatagccccgggttaacccaagccatgtgagggaaattgggaagatggcacactgtgtgggccgttggatgttgccgggagttgtctagtagagcgcgggctctaattgggtctgcgtagctcaaaatgagcattaaatactctaggactctccatctacgccatcgcccctcctggaaataatagacagggtatatccctcgatatttgtgaggctagccatgtaaaaaattaaatttattatgttttttttccagCTGCCATATTTAACAATTTTCTTGATCTCTTATTCTCGTCTAATAAGCAGGCCATAGCAAACTGTTCGTGTGAAACGGTAGGTAAACAAACCGCCTTATCTTTAAATGAGCACTGAGATGGAGTTCGATAAAATCGCCATGATAGTAGGCTCTGTTCACACTGttctttttggcttgtttttctttgtaaaacattttGGAGACCAgggaaaacaaaacagaaagaagaaatgaCAGCATTGCCTCGTGGTTATTActtatgataattaatgcttatcacactctttctttttttattatcatgaccgggattattgcatattataagcCCCA from Hydractinia symbiolongicarpus strain clone_291-10 chromosome 12, HSymV2.1, whole genome shotgun sequence encodes the following:
- the LOC130622300 gene encoding PH domain-containing protein DDB_G0287875-like → MNYINKNMNSLKCLFVIFFVFQECYGKMHNLKGKSVEGMIIYPSSFPSTLKDGSCLMIFLNSAKDGSKHIAYQKMQNPSIKLNQKYSIRFPDKKINLEEKYFVEGLVNVGWCNSKSKMEKKKEGDYEATGGFLMGNKLYELTRQETVLQGPTLQLDKVSRTTNSNTGQLFADDENQINAGTKDKVKQTKRPRTPGTTESPTTTTTTTTSTTTTTSTTTSTTSTTPSTTSTTTTPPPTTEEIQYALIDAPTEATQTQLVQVAVPHQAPKQSNCRRSCMLYCEPYCTKECCTPRYPLLTKQDIYGIYGK